Proteins encoded in a region of the Nicotiana tomentosiformis chromosome 9, ASM39032v3, whole genome shotgun sequence genome:
- the LOC138899564 gene encoding peroxidase 24-like, producing the protein MGTAQLLLLSNIFLVFLSIVVCGVSGAGNNVPRKNFYKSTRCPNAEQFVRDITWSKAKNDSTLGAKLLRLHYHDCFVRGCDASILLDKVGTDQFEKEARPNLSLGGFDVIDDIKRQVEEKCPGIVSCADILALATRDAVSFRFKKSLWDVATGRKDGNVSLASEVNGNLPSPFSDFATLQQLFAKKGLNVNDLVALSGAHTIGVAHCGAFSRRLFNFTGKGDVDPSLSSTYAESLKQLCPNPANPATTVEMDPQSSTSFDSNYFNILTQNKGLFQSDAALLTDKKSAKVVKQLQKTNAFFSEFAKSMQKMGAIEVLTGNAGEIRKNCRVRN; encoded by the exons ATGGGAACTGCTCAATTACTGCTACTAAGTaatatttttcttgtttttctttctatTGTTGTTTGTGGAGTTTCGGGTGCAGGAAATAATGTGCCACGCAAGAATTTCTACAAGAGCACTCGTTGTCCAAATGCTGAACAATTTGTTAGAGATATCACTTGGAGCAAAGCTAAGAATGACTCCACGTTGGGTGCTAAATTGCTTCGACTCCACTACCATGATTGTTTCGTTAGG GGATGTGATGCATCGATATTGCTCGATAAAGTTGGAACAGATCAATTTGAGAAGGAGGCCAGGCCAAACCTCTCCTTGGGTGGTTTCGATGTAATTGATGATATCAAGCGACAAGTTGAGGAAAAATGTCCTGGGATTGTTTCTTGTGCAGACATTTTAGCATTAGCTACTCGTGACGCTGTTTCTTTTCGA TTTAAGAAATCACTATGGGACGTGGCGACCGGAAGAAAAGACGGGAATGTTTCCCTTGCAAGTGAAGTGAATGGAAACTTACCTTCACCATTCTCAGATTTTGCCACCCTTCAGCAACTGTTTGCAAAGAAAGGCCTAAATGTCAATGATCTTGTTGCATTATCAG GTGCTCACACCATTGGTGTTGCTCATTGTGGAGCTTTCTCTAGAAGACTCTTCAATTTCACTGGCAAAGGTGACGTGGATCCATCTTTGAGTTCCACCTATGCTGAATCTTTGAAACAATTGTGCCCTAATCCAGCCAACCCAGCCACTACAGTGGAAATGGACCCTCAGAGCTCAACTTCATTTGACAGCAATTATTTCAACATCCTTACTCAGAACAAAGGGTTGTTCCAATCTGATGCAGCCCTCCTCACAGACAAAAAATCAGCTAAAGTTGTAAAACAACTGCAAAAAACTAATGCCTTTTTTTCTGAGTTTGCTAAATCCATGCAGAAAATGGGAGCTATTGAAGTTCTTACTGGAAATGCTGGAGAAATCAGGAAGAATTGCCGCGTCAGAAACTAA